TGTGGATGAGGTCGTGCTCGTCGTGGAGCAGCAGCTCCGCCAGCTTCAGCGTGTCCTTGAACTCTCCCGCCCGGATGAAGGCCTGGGTCGACATGATGGCGATGCGCCGCTCCCAGAGCACGGGCGAGCGCGCCAGCTCGTAGAGCCACGGCGTGAGCTCCGGGTGCTCGAGCAGGTATGCGCCCAGGACCCGGGGCGCCACCGTGTCCACCAGGTCCCAGTTGTTCAGCCCCGCCAGGTGCTCCCGGCAGAAGGCGAAGAGCCGGCCGCGCTCGGCCTCGTCCGCCCGCTCGAACTGTGTCACGAGGATGAGGAAGCCCGTGAGCCGGTGCTCGTGAACCTCGCTCCGCAACAGCGCTCCCAGTTGCTCCAGGGGAAGGTCCTTGTGACTCCGGGCGATCCTCCGCTGCTCCGGCACGGTCACGCCGAGGAACACGTCTCCTTCGGCGTACTCGCCCGGGCCTGTCTTGAAGAACCTCGGGTAGAAGGCGGCCTTCTCTGGGTCGGCCGCCCGTGCCAGCTCGTCCCGGATGGCCTGGGTGGAGGGAGTATTCACGGGCCGGAGTCTGGCGGGGACACGGCCCGTAAGGCTAGCGTCCCGCGCCGTGTCCCATGATCTGCTAGACCTCGCCGCCACGCCCGAGCGCCTCCGCACGCTCGCCGATGCCGGTGTCCTCAACCCCCAGGGCCTCGAACACGCCCTGCGGCTCGCCGTCGCCACTCCCCAGCGAGCCGCCTGGCGGCGCTTCCTGTCCACCGTGCTGCTGGGCTTCGGCTCGCTGTTGGTGCTCTCCGGCGTCATCTATTTCTTCGCCTACAACTGGGCGGCGCTCCACCGCTTCGGGAAGCTGGGGCTGCTGCTGGCCGCCATCCTCGGGGCCTGTGTCGCCGCCTGGCGCCTGGGCGAGACCCTCGCCGGACAGTTCGCCCTCCTCTTCGCCGCGGTGCTCGTGGGCCCGCTCCTCGCCGTCTACGGGCAGGCCTACCAGACAGGCGCGGACCCCTATGAGCTGTTCCTCGGGTGGGGCGGCCTCATCCTTCCCTGGGTGCTGCTCGCGCGCTTCGCGCCCCTGTGGCTGCTGCTGCTCGTCCTCGTGAACACCGGGCTGAGCCTCTTCTGGTTCCAGGTCGCCGATGGCGAGGGCACCACGCTCGCGCTGGTGCTCGCGCTGGTGAACGGCGCGGCCTGGGTGGCGCATGAAGCGCTCGCGGTACGCGGCCTCTCCTGGCTGACGGGCCGGTGGATGCCCCGGGTGCTGGCGATGATGACCATGGCGCCGCTGCTCGGCCTGGGGGAACTCCAGGTGGCGGTGCCCCGGGAGGGGGACGGCGCGAGCCTCGTGGGGCTCGGCCTGCTCGTGGTGGTGATGGTGGCCGCGTACATCTTCCACCGGCAGGTGCGCTCCGAGCTCTTCCTCCTCACGCTGGACGCGGTGAGTGCGATGACGCTGGTCACCACCCTGGTGGGCCGCGTGCTGTTCAAGACGAGCAGCTTCGACGCGGGTGTCTTCCTCTTGCTGGCCCTGCTCATCATCGGTGAGGTGGGGCTTACTGTCTGGTGGCTGCGCGCCGAGGCCCGCGGTCCGGAGGAGGCCTAGCCATGGCGTTCAAACCCTCGCTGCGGGACGTACTGCCCACCTCGTCGCTTGAACCGGCACGCGCCGCGCTCGCCGCCAGCAACGAGGCCACGGCCACCATGCCCTGGTTCGTGCGCATCCTCACCGGCTTCGGCGCCTGGCTCGCCTCGTGGTTCCTGATCGCCTTCATCGCGATTGGCGTGCTCGGAGCGGGTGAGGAAGTGGGCGCCATCGTCCTGGGATTGATGCTCACCGGGGCCGCCGTCCTCGTGCGCCACGCGGGAAGCAACGTGTTCCTCACCCAGCTCGCGCTGTCCTCCGGGCTGGCCGGACAGGGCCTCTTCATCGGCGGCGTGGGCTCCTCCACGGACGAGAAGGGGGCGGCCCTCGCCACGGTCGTCCTCCAAGCCGTGCTCCTCTTCGTCTACCCGGATCTCATCCAGCGCTTCCTGTCCACGTTCTTCGGTGGCCTCGCGCTGCTGTACCTGCTGCGTCTCACCGCGCCCGCCGTGCTGGCGGATGTGACGCTGGTGGGCATCGCCGTGCTCGCGCACCTGCTCTTCCTGAAGCAGGCCAGGCTCCAGAACGGACGCTGGAGTGCACTGGTGACACCCGCGGCCTTCGGGCTCGTCACCACGCTGCTGTCCTCGCTGGTCATGCGCTCGTGGTTCCATGAGCTCTACCGGGAGCTCTTCCGCAAGAACGCGATGGAGCTGCCCGCCGGAGTGCTGACGCTCGGGCTCGCCGTGGTGACGCTGTACTCGGCCTGGCGCGTGCTGGAGGAGACGGACTCCGAGCCCGGTGGCCCCGCGGGAGTGACGGCCTTCGCCTCGCTGGCGCTGACGGCCCTCCTCACGCTCCAGACGCCTGGAGTCATCGCGGCCACCGGCGTGCTGCTGCTCGGCTTCCACCGGCGCAACGTGGTGCTGCTCGGCATGGCCGTGGTCTTCATCCTCACGTTCGGCGTGGGCTACTACTACGACCTCCAGCTCAGCCTGCTGGCCAAGTCACTCGCGCTGCTGGGCAGTGGACTGGTGCTGCTCGGCCTGCGGTTCTTCATCCTGCGCCGCTTCCCCGCGGCCGAGGAGGTGCGCTGATGCGCGCCCGCGTCATCTTCGGTGGATTCCTCCTGGTGGTACTCGCCCTCGTGGTGCAGGTCGTCCGCAAGGAGCAGGTCCTGGCCCACGGCACGTCCGTGCTGCTGGAGCTCGCCCCGGTGGATCCCCGCTCGCTCATGCAGGGTGATTACATGGTGCTCGACTACGCCATCAGCCGCGAGGCCCGGCTGGCCCAGGACACGGATTGGGGCACGAGCGCGAGCACGGACTCGGGCCCGAAAGAGGGGCGCCTGGTGCTCCGGCTCGATGAGAACGGCGTGGGGCGCTTCGTCCGCCACGACACGCCCGGCACCCCACTCGGCCCCGGAGAGCTGCTGCTGCGCTACAAGGTGCGCCAGAGCCGCGTCCGTCTGGGCGCGGAGGCCTTCTTCTTCCAGGAAGGCCACGCGGACCGCTACGAGGGAGCGAAGTACGGCGAGCTCCGGGTGACGGGCGATGGCTCCAGCGTGCTCGTGGGCCTGCGGGACGCCGGGCGCCAGCCGCTCGGCCGCGACGCAGGAGAGGCACCCGCCCGGGTCAATTGATCTGCACGGAGCCGCCCTTGATGCGGTTGACTCCGGCAGCATTCGACTCGAGCTGCACGCCCTTGATGATCACCTTGCCGTTGCGCCGCAGGGTGATGCTGGCCTTGCCACACGACAGGACGATCTCGTCCTGTCCCTCGATGACCACGCGCTTGCCGTCCACCCGGGCTTCCACCGCCTGGGGTGGAACACGGGCCTCCAGCAGCTCGTCGATCAACGGCGTGCTGCTCGGGGTCTGCACCAGCCCCACCAGCAGGGGACGCGTGGGGACTCCGTTCTCGAACAGCAGCACGGCCCGCTGCCGTGAGGCGACCGCCTGCTCCAGGCTCTTCGCGTCGAGCGGCACGGTGGACAGGGCCGGCAACGGGCCCGCCGTGTTGCCCTCGTAGTCCACGAGCACCCCGCGTCCGGGCTCAACCCCCACCACCCACCCCACCCGGCTGCCGACGATGGGCTCCTGGGGGACGGAGTCGTGCGAGGACAGCGGGGCCTTCTTGCCAGAGTTCATGCTCATTCCTTCTACCTCCCGGCTCACCGGCTGGAGTCGCTGGCCTTCGTGCGGCCGGGCGAGCTGGCCAGGGGCTGCGAATCCAGCGATTGAAGCTCGGACTGGGCCGAGGACAGGTCGATGTCGGGCGGATCCTTGTGCTCGACCGGCTGCACATCCGGAAGCTCCAGCTTGGAGACGGACTTGCCGCTGAGCGAACCCGCCCCCAGCATCTTCACCTTACCGCCCTTCACCTTGATGTTCGAGCCGTCGATGGTCAGGGTCTTGGCGAACCACTTGACGGCGCCGGACTTCTCCATGCTGACGATGAGGTTGCCCCCCACGATGAGCGAGAACTTGTCCGCCTTGAATTGAAAGGATTTGGCCATCGAGGCGGCGGCCTTCCCGACCTCGGTGTGCGATTTGGCCCCGACGTCTTCCTTCTGGTCCTTGCCAGCGGCCAGCGACACCGAGCCCTTGACCTGGGACTCGAAATCACTGCCCACCTTGGTGGAGCGATCCTCGGCCACGCTCTCCTGACGCATGCCCGCGACGTACTCGAAGCTGGCGCCTCCCACCTTGACGGACTTGTCTTCCCCCACCGACTCGCTCTTCACCAAGGCGACATTGATGGAGTAGGCGGCCCCCACGGTCAGCGCGGCCCCCATGGACACGGAGGTGTTGGCGGTCTGCACCACGAAGACCTTCTGCATTCCGCTCACCGTCACCGACTGGTTGCCTTCCACCTCCTCGTCATGGCTCCCACGGATGCCGGTGGTCCGGTTCCCCGTGACCTTGAGCGACTGGCTCCCCTCCACCAGGCCCATGTCCTCCTGCAGGACGCTCAGCGTCTGGTTGCCCTCGATGGTGCGCTGGCGATCCTTCTTCACGAGCAGCGCCTCGTTGGCGCGGATCTCCTGCGTCTTGTCGTTGCGGGTGTGCAGGTCATCGTCCTTCTGGGCATGAATGAAGACCTGTTCCTCGCCCGCGGCGTCCTCGAAGCGCAGCTCGTTGAAGCCATCGCTGTTGGGGCTGGAGGAGCTGCGCAGGGTGGAGCGCGTCTTCTCGTCCGGCAGCGGGTAGGGGGTGGGGTTCTGCCCGTTGTAGACGGCACCGGTGATGAGGGGCCGGTCCGGATCTCCCTCGAAGAACCGGATGACGACCTCCTGCCCCACCCGAGGCAGGAAGAGCCCACCCCAGGCCGGGCCTCCCCAGACCTGGCCCGGGCGGATCCAACAGGAGCTCTTGTCGTCCTGGCCCCCCTCGCGATCCCAGTGGAACTGCACCTTGATACGGCCGTGCTCGTCGGGGTGGATCTCGTCTCCGGGAGAACCCGTCACGGTGGCGGTCTGGATGCCGGAGATGACCGGGCGGGGCGTCACGCGGCGCGGCCGGAAGGGCACATCCGAGGGAATGCAGCGGAACTCGTTCCGGTAGCGCCCCTGCCCCAGACCCTCGTGCCGCGTGTGCACCTCGGGCTGGTGGCCCACGTGATGAACCTCCACCACCAGCAGCTTGCCTCCCGCGACCGCATCCAGCTCGAAGAAGTGTCCGGGGCACAACCGCGGACTGACACTGACACCCGACTGGGTCCGCTCGGATTGGAGCTGCTCCTCCAGCCGCACCTTGCTGAGCCGCTTGCCCTCCGAGGGCTCCACATACCTGGAGGGAAAGTCGTAGAGCTCGAGCGCGTCGAAGTCACCGGTCTTGGAGGGCTGGGCCGACAGGTCGAGCGCGGGCTTCTTGAAATCGAAGTCGCGCACCATGACCTTGCCGGGGCGCAACCGGTGCACCTGGGCCAGGGAGGAGGCGTGCTCCGCGTCCGACACCCGGCCGTCCTCCTCGCGGAACGGCAGCAGCGAGCCCCCCTCCATCTCCAGGTACGCCCCGGCGCTGTCTCCCAGCAGCAGCTGGTGCTCCTCCTCCGAGTGCGTGAAGAAGTAGAAGATGCCCTCCTCCTCCAGGAGGCGGGAGATGAAGTCGAAGTCCGACTCCCGGTACTGCACGCAGTACTCGCGAGGCGCATAGCTGCCGGACAGGGCGAAGCGGTGTTTCACCTGCCCCTCGTTGAGCACCTGCTTGACGATGTCCGGCACGGCCTTGTGCTGGAAGATGCGGCTGCGACGCACGTGCTTGAGCCGCTCGAGCGTGGGCACCACCCGCAGGCGGTAGCGCAACCGGCCCGCCCGCAGGCCCAGCGCCTGGGCGCGATGCACCTGGCCATTCACGTAGCGCACCGGCTCGCCCGCGTGCTGGAAGGTCAACGTGGCCGGGGCGCCCAGCAACTCCGCCAGGGCCAGCGGCACGTCGGCGTGGGTGTAGAGCTCCAGGTTGAACTCGAAGGGCCGCGACAGTCCCTCCACCCCGGACAGCTGGGTGACCACGCTCTCCTCGGGGGCATGGCCGCCCACCTGGAGGCCAAACGCCATCTTGTCCGTCCATGCCATGGCGTCAGTTCTCCGCGATCTTCGAGCCCTTGATGACCACGTCGCCGCTGGCGGTGATCTCCACCTTGGCGCCCTTGATGATCACATCCCCGTTCTTCTTGACCTGGAGGGTGGCGGAACCGACCTTGAGGGTGAACTGCTCCTCGGCCACCAGGGAGATCTCCTTGGCGGACAGGGTGTAGGAGTCCTTGACGGCGTGGTTGTGCTTGCCCCCCACACTCACCATCAAATCCTTGCCCACCTTGAGGCTGCGTGACTTCTGGACCTGCTCGGACAGGTCTCCGCCCACCTGGAGGCTGCGCGAGCCGAGGACCGTCTCGGACTTCTTGGCGCCGACGACCTCCGACTTGGCCCCGCCCACCTGCTCGGCCTTGAGACCTCCCACCAACTGGTTGAGGGCGCCGCCCACGCTGACGGAATAGGCACCGCCCACGTTGAGCATCTTCCCCAACCCCACCGTCTCGAGGGACGCCATGCTCACCATCACGCTCTGGCTGCCCCCCACGCTGACGGACTGGTCCACCGCCACCGTCTCGGTGTGGTTGCCGCCCACGGACGTCGAGCGATCCTTGTCCACCCGGAGCGACTGGTTGCCGCCGATGACGCTGTCGTCGTTCTTCTTCACCTCCAGGGACTGGTTGCCCTCGATGGTGCGGCTGCGGTCCTTCTTGACGAGCAGCGTCTCGTTGCCGCCCACCTGCTGGGTCTTGTCGTTCTCGACGACGATGTCCAGGTCCTTCTGGGCGTGGAAATACACCTGCTCCTGGCCGGCCGCGTCCTCGAAACGCAGCTCGTTGGAGCCATTGCCGCCAGGACTGGAGCTGGAGCGCAGGGTGCTCCGCGTCTTGTCGTCCGGCAGGGAGATGGGCGGTGGATTCTCGCCGTTGTAGACGCTGCCGGTGACGAGGGGCCGATCGGGATCTCCCTCGAGGAACTCGACCACCACCTCGTGACCGATGCGAGGCAGGTAGAGGGCTCCCCAGCCGGGACCGGCCCAGGACTGGCTCACGCGAATCCAGCAGGAGCTCTTGTCGTCCCGGCCGCCCTCGCGGTCCCAGTGGAACTGCACCTTGATGCGGCCATGCTCGTCGGTGTGGATCTCCTCGCCCGAGGGCCCCACGACGATGGCCGTCTGGGCGCCCGGGATGAGGGGACGCGGGGTGGTGCGCGGCGGACGGTAGGGCACCTTGGCCGGGAGGCAGGTGAAGGTGTTGCGGTAGCTCTCCCGGCGGCCCTCGGGCTGGCCCTCGAAGAGGAGCACCTCGGGCTGGCGGCCCTCGTGGCGGGCGGAGAGGACGAGGTAGCCGCGGTTGAAGGAGTCCGCCGGGTGCTCGTCCAGCTCGAGGGTGTGGCCGGTGCGCAGACG
The sequence above is drawn from the Archangium gephyra genome and encodes:
- a CDS encoding DNA alkylation repair protein — its product is MNTPSTQAIRDELARAADPEKAAFYPRFFKTGPGEYAEGDVFLGVTVPEQRRIARSHKDLPLEQLGALLRSEVHEHRLTGFLILVTQFERADEAERGRLFAFCREHLAGLNNWDLVDTVAPRVLGAYLLEHPELTPWLYELARSPVLWERRIAIMSTQAFIRAGEFKDTLKLAELLLHDEHDLIHKAVGWMLREVGNRELASEEPFLDRHAREMPRTMLRYAIEKFPKAKREHYLKLKPSPSISPRPPGEGRGEGARPRSPRRASKP
- a CDS encoding DUF2157 domain-containing protein, translating into MSHDLLDLAATPERLRTLADAGVLNPQGLEHALRLAVATPQRAAWRRFLSTVLLGFGSLLVLSGVIYFFAYNWAALHRFGKLGLLLAAILGACVAAWRLGETLAGQFALLFAAVLVGPLLAVYGQAYQTGADPYELFLGWGGLILPWVLLARFAPLWLLLLVLVNTGLSLFWFQVADGEGTTLALVLALVNGAAWVAHEALAVRGLSWLTGRWMPRVLAMMTMAPLLGLGELQVAVPREGDGASLVGLGLLVVVMVAAYIFHRQVRSELFLLTLDAVSAMTLVTTLVGRVLFKTSSFDAGVFLLLALLIIGEVGLTVWWLRAEARGPEEA
- a CDS encoding DUF4401 domain-containing protein; the encoded protein is MAFKPSLRDVLPTSSLEPARAALAASNEATATMPWFVRILTGFGAWLASWFLIAFIAIGVLGAGEEVGAIVLGLMLTGAAVLVRHAGSNVFLTQLALSSGLAGQGLFIGGVGSSTDEKGAALATVVLQAVLLFVYPDLIQRFLSTFFGGLALLYLLRLTAPAVLADVTLVGIAVLAHLLFLKQARLQNGRWSALVTPAAFGLVTTLLSSLVMRSWFHELYRELFRKNAMELPAGVLTLGLAVVTLYSAWRVLEETDSEPGGPAGVTAFASLALTALLTLQTPGVIAATGVLLLGFHRRNVVLLGMAVVFILTFGVGYYYDLQLSLLAKSLALLGSGLVLLGLRFFILRRFPAAEEVR
- a CDS encoding GDYXXLXY domain-containing protein produces the protein MRARVIFGGFLLVVLALVVQVVRKEQVLAHGTSVLLELAPVDPRSLMQGDYMVLDYAISREARLAQDTDWGTSASTDSGPKEGRLVLRLDENGVGRFVRHDTPGTPLGPGELLLRYKVRQSRVRLGAEAFFFQEGHADRYEGAKYGELRVTGDGSSVLVGLRDAGRQPLGRDAGEAPARVN
- a CDS encoding DUF6484 domain-containing protein, whose translation is MSMNSGKKAPLSSHDSVPQEPIVGSRVGWVVGVEPGRGVLVDYEGNTAGPLPALSTVPLDAKSLEQAVASRQRAVLLFENGVPTRPLLVGLVQTPSSTPLIDELLEARVPPQAVEARVDGKRVVIEGQDEIVLSCGKASITLRRNGKVIIKGVQLESNAAGVNRIKGGSVQIN
- a CDS encoding type VI secretion system Vgr family protein gives rise to the protein MAWTDKMAFGLQVGGHAPEESVVTQLSGVEGLSRPFEFNLELYTHADVPLALAELLGAPATLTFQHAGEPVRYVNGQVHRAQALGLRAGRLRYRLRVVPTLERLKHVRRSRIFQHKAVPDIVKQVLNEGQVKHRFALSGSYAPREYCVQYRESDFDFISRLLEEEGIFYFFTHSEEEHQLLLGDSAGAYLEMEGGSLLPFREEDGRVSDAEHASSLAQVHRLRPGKVMVRDFDFKKPALDLSAQPSKTGDFDALELYDFPSRYVEPSEGKRLSKVRLEEQLQSERTQSGVSVSPRLCPGHFFELDAVAGGKLLVVEVHHVGHQPEVHTRHEGLGQGRYRNEFRCIPSDVPFRPRRVTPRPVISGIQTATVTGSPGDEIHPDEHGRIKVQFHWDREGGQDDKSSCWIRPGQVWGGPAWGGLFLPRVGQEVVIRFFEGDPDRPLITGAVYNGQNPTPYPLPDEKTRSTLRSSSSPNSDGFNELRFEDAAGEEQVFIHAQKDDDLHTRNDKTQEIRANEALLVKKDRQRTIEGNQTLSVLQEDMGLVEGSQSLKVTGNRTTGIRGSHDEEVEGNQSVTVSGMQKVFVVQTANTSVSMGAALTVGAAYSINVALVKSESVGEDKSVKVGGASFEYVAGMRQESVAEDRSTKVGSDFESQVKGSVSLAAGKDQKEDVGAKSHTEVGKAAASMAKSFQFKADKFSLIVGGNLIVSMEKSGAVKWFAKTLTIDGSNIKVKGGKVKMLGAGSLSGKSVSKLELPDVQPVEHKDPPDIDLSSAQSELQSLDSQPLASSPGRTKASDSSR
- a CDS encoding type VI secretion system Vgr family protein, whose amino-acid sequence is MGPHALGELAVIGFEADEAISQPYTLEALLAAPSDVSVDERALLGQNALLAVHLGEDGERYFHGVVSRVTRWEAGASEDRLRYRITVVPRWWTLKHTRNSRIFQEKTVPEIVHEVLGDALVEHRLELNGSYATRTYCVQYRESDFDFVSRLLEEEGIFYYFEHTEDAHTLVLADTSLGCPAMPGEARLVFRNTTTMVADAEYVHEFSSQLQVQPGAVALRDYNFVRPTQDLTATSTDDEAESSLEVYDYPGCYEAPGTGKTLAKVRLEELRARVELASGASNCRRLRTGHTLELDEHPADSFNRGYLVLSARHEGRQPEVLLFEGQPEGRRESYRNTFTCLPAKVPYRPPRTTPRPLIPGAQTAIVVGPSGEEIHTDEHGRIKVQFHWDREGGRDDKSSCWIRVSQSWAGPGWGALYLPRIGHEVVVEFLEGDPDRPLVTGSVYNGENPPPISLPDDKTRSTLRSSSSPGGNGSNELRFEDAAGQEQVYFHAQKDLDIVVENDKTQQVGGNETLLVKKDRSRTIEGNQSLEVKKNDDSVIGGNQSLRVDKDRSTSVGGNHTETVAVDQSVSVGGSQSVMVSMASLETVGLGKMLNVGGAYSVSVGGALNQLVGGLKAEQVGGAKSEVVGAKKSETVLGSRSLQVGGDLSEQVQKSRSLKVGKDLMVSVGGKHNHAVKDSYTLSAKEISLVAEEQFTLKVGSATLQVKKNGDVIIKGAKVEITASGDVVIKGSKIAEN